Genomic segment of Juglans microcarpa x Juglans regia isolate MS1-56 chromosome 7S, Jm3101_v1.0, whole genome shotgun sequence:
TGCAGATCCTTTAGGAAATTTCTGCAATctaaatactaatattagtcGTGTTAGCCAAATATCAGTAAATATTGATCGCTTGCTAGCTGAATTGGTTTCTAAAACCTCCTCCAATGGTTATATTGCTACTTCCTTCGGTAGAGGGGACGACCAAGTTTTTGGCCTGGCTCAATGCAGAGGAGATGTGAGCAGCACAGACTGCTCAAGTTGCATCCAAGATGCAGCAAAACTGATACGCCAACGCTGTCCGAAACAAGCTGACTCAAGAATTTGGTACGACTACTGCTTTCTGCGTTACAACAACAAGAGCTTCGCTGGAGAAGTTGATACTTCTGTTGGTATATTCTACTTCAATGTAGGTACTGTAACAGATCCTGAAAACTTCAATAAACAACTAGGAGCTCTGATGGATGAAATTAGAGCACGAGCTGTCGAGCCTAAGAATGAAGGTCTTGGGAAAGGTGACACCAAATTGTCATCTTTGGTGACACTTTATGCATTGGTGCAGTGCACAAGGGACCTATCTCAGATAGACTGTGCTCAGTGTTTGGCCATTGCGGTTGGGAATTTTGAAACCATTTGCAGTAACCGGAAGGGATGCCGAGTTCTATATAGTAGTTGTTACGTTCGATACGAGCTCTATCCATTTTTCTATCCACTTGACTCGAACAGTACCGTGGCTAATAATGTAAGGGCCATAGTTTATCCATAAATATTCTAAGCCTATATGGGGCACTATCTAAGAAATTTTAAATGTTTGTCAATATTTTCCTGCTAAGAAATATGAAACTGCTTTGAATCGTACCCATAAAGATGACTTACAAGAAGCACTAGGGAAAATTTTATGTATGTCATGATGCAATCAACTCTATGAAGTATGAAGTGGTTAAATAAAATTCCTAATGGCTTGTATAAAGCGTTTATGACTGGTAGATCTCTTGCACATTTGTGGGTTGGCAATTATTAAAAATGCTTTTGTTTGGTTCTCCCAAGAAgaatcagaaaaaaataaagacttaAGGCCTAAAAGTGAGAATCCATTAGATGATTTTTCCGAGTATTTCCTTTGAAGCACAGTCAAGATACCAAGAGAAGGTGCATTTGCGGAGTTACTTCCTTCTAATTATAAATCTATGTCACATACATTTATGCGTTCATGTGATGAACAGAGATTTCAATGGCACAAAACAATCTACAGCATTAGTTGTTGGCTTTTGCATAACTCCTGGGAAAAGGGATAACATCTACAGCATCAGTCAGCCCAGTAGCAAAGAGAACCATATGGTCGAACCCAAGACTGAATCCAGAGTGCTCGACTGTTCCATGCCTGCGAAGATCTAAGTACCAGTCGTACTGTTCTCTGGGCAACCCCAATTCCTTTATTCTGTTAACAAAAGCAATgaagaaatatgttaattttCACAGCTTCGAGGCCATAA
This window contains:
- the LOC121240374 gene encoding cysteine-rich repeat secretory protein 55-like, whose protein sequence is MHVSYKRRSMSLIYKILLLLALCLCNADAADPLGNFCNLNTNISRVSQISVNIDRLLAELVSKTSSNGYIATSFGRGDDQVFGLAQCRGDVSSTDCSSCIQDAAKLIRQRCPKQADSRIWYDYCFLRYNNKSFAGEVDTSVGIFYFNVGTVTDPENFNKQLGALMDEIRARAVEPKNEGLGKGDTKLSSLVTLYALVQCTRDLSQIDCAQCLAIAVGNFETICSNRKGCRVLYSSCYVRYELYPFFYPLDSNSTVANNVRAIVYP